One Desulfobacterales bacterium DNA window includes the following coding sequences:
- a CDS encoding ABC transporter ATP-binding protein/permease has product MHHDFGYSEDDRLVPLSDLGLWQRIAGYVRPFWPGVAAAVVLSLLITGSGLALPYLVGVGIDRYIVNRDLALEARFAGLARVALPFLGLVILNFVANFLQVTLLEWTGQNIMHRLRQDLFSHLLTLDLPFFQNNPVGRLVTRLTNDIQNMHEMFTSVIVTLFNDLSRLVAILGVLFWMNWRLALLICLLLPVIFGNIFWFSRLARKAFRAIRTSLARLNSYLQESVSGLAIIQLFLRERDAGARFRELNREYYRHSLHQITIFGIFMPLIEMLSTVAIGMVIWYGGNEIIRGRMSLGVLVAFLFYMRLFFQPLRELSQKYSIVQSAMASAERIFQLQDTEPGLAIPAAPLRPEQVQGAVEFDRVCFGYDPGRPVLDDFSLLVRPGETLAVIGATGAGKSTLINLLERFYDPDQGEIRLDGIDLRRLDPLWLRERIGLVMQDVFLIPDTVKENILLGREIGPESLNRVVEQARLTGVVAQLPQGLATRIGEGGLELSAGQRQLLALARVLARDPRILVLDEATSNVDTETEILVERALEQAMAGRTCIIIAHRLSTVRRADRILVMDQGRIVEQGSHQQLMAAHGLYRRLQDLRNNNHFKKIVQTV; this is encoded by the coding sequence ATGCACCACGATTTCGGCTATTCCGAGGATGACAGGCTTGTCCCGTTGAGCGATCTCGGGCTCTGGCAAAGGATCGCCGGGTATGTCCGGCCCTTCTGGCCGGGGGTGGCCGCGGCAGTGGTCCTTTCCCTGCTGATCACCGGTTCCGGCCTGGCCCTGCCCTACCTGGTCGGGGTCGGTATCGACCGCTATATCGTCAACCGGGATCTGGCCCTTGAGGCGCGTTTCGCAGGGCTTGCCCGGGTGGCGCTGCCCTTTCTCGGCCTGGTCATCCTCAACTTTGTCGCCAACTTTCTCCAGGTGACCCTGCTGGAGTGGACCGGCCAGAACATCATGCACCGGCTGCGCCAGGACCTGTTCAGCCACCTGCTCACCCTTGATCTGCCCTTTTTCCAGAACAACCCGGTGGGCCGGCTGGTGACCCGGCTGACCAACGATATCCAGAACATGCACGAGATGTTCACCTCGGTGATCGTCACCCTGTTCAATGACCTGAGCCGGCTGGTCGCCATCCTGGGGGTGCTGTTCTGGATGAACTGGCGGCTGGCCCTGCTCATCTGTCTGCTGCTGCCGGTCATCTTCGGCAATATTTTCTGGTTCAGCCGTCTGGCCCGCAAGGCGTTCCGGGCGATCCGCACCAGCCTGGCCCGGCTCAACTCCTATCTCCAGGAGAGCGTCAGCGGTCTTGCGATCATCCAGCTTTTCCTGCGGGAGCGGGATGCCGGGGCCCGTTTCCGCGAGCTGAACCGGGAATATTACCGTCACTCCCTGCACCAGATCACCATCTTCGGGATATTCATGCCCCTGATCGAGATGCTGTCCACCGTGGCCATCGGCATGGTGATCTGGTACGGCGGCAACGAGATCATCCGGGGCCGGATGAGCCTTGGGGTACTGGTGGCCTTCCTCTTTTACATGCGTCTCTTTTTTCAACCCCTGCGGGAACTCTCGCAGAAATATTCCATTGTCCAGTCGGCCATGGCCTCGGCGGAGCGGATCTTTCAACTGCAGGATACCGAGCCCGGCCTGGCAATACCGGCCGCGCCCCTGCGGCCGGAACAGGTCCAGGGGGCAGTGGAGTTCGACCGGGTATGTTTCGGCTATGATCCCGGGCGGCCGGTGCTTGATGATTTTTCCCTGCTGGTCCGGCCCGGCGAGACCCTGGCGGTGATCGGGGCCACCGGTGCGGGAAAGAGTACCCTGATCAACCTGCTCGAACGGTTCTACGACCCGGACCAGGGCGAGATCCGGCTTGACGGTATCGACCTGCGCCGGCTTGATCCGCTCTGGCTCCGGGAGCGGATCGGCCTGGTGATGCAGGATGTCTTTTTAATCCCGGATACGGTTAAGGAGAATATCCTGCTGGGCCGGGAGATCGGGCCGGAATCATTGAACCGGGTGGTGGAGCAGGCCCGGTTGACCGGGGTGGTTGCCCAACTGCCCCAGGGGCTTGCCACCCGGATCGGCGAGGGCGGGCTTGAACTCTCGGCCGGCCAGCGGCAGTTGCTGGCCCTGGCCCGGGTCCTGGCCCGGGACCCGCGGATCCTGGTGCTGGACGAGGCCACCTCCAACGTGGATACCGAGACCGAGATCCTGGTCGAGCGGGCCCTGGAACAGGCCATGGCCGGCCGGACCTGCATCATCATCGCCCACCGGCTGTCCACGGTGCGGCGGGCCGACCGGATTCTGGTCATGGACCAGG